In Lotus japonicus ecotype B-129 chromosome 5, LjGifu_v1.2, one genomic interval encodes:
- the LOC130719473 gene encoding uncharacterized protein LOC130719473, translated as MTTDGTYTTKTGYDFVRQHRSRHAASPSSSSDARGHGQRKSFWMSLWKAQVLPRVKDVAWRAMLEILPVRQALRKCGMEVDGSCRFCLESEETAAHVLFQLPVVLRWWFASPLSLRFRESDDPASYLQQLFDTDEPEVISYGMTMIYAIWEQRNNLVHNGIQATFEALLHRVPTLECADSSGSLAPGPARVEDLRIAWRRPVGNTIKINFDASWTAASDTGFGMIARNNNGEVMAAAALGFTSASSALMAEALAFRWSVSLAKDLGFFRVVLETDCLQLFEAWKKNRLGDSYLFSVLNDCRDMVSYFTSFDLSFVRRSGNSVADFLAKNSSKFSNIVWIEEVPPDLDLLVTSDVLASMAF; from the coding sequence ATGACAACCGATGGAACCTACACCACCAAAACTGGCTATGACTTTGTGCGCCAACATCGTTCCCGGCATGCAGCCTCTCCTTCCTCCAGCTCTGATGCAAGAGGGCATGGCCAACGGAAAAGCTTCTGGATGTCTTTGTGGAAAGCTCAGGTTCTACCGCGAGTGAAGGATGTGGCTTGGCGGGCAATGCTCGAGATCTTACCTGTGCGTCAAGCGTTGAGGAAGTGTGGAATGGAGGTTGACGGGAGCTGTCGGTTTTGCTTGGAATCTGAGGAGACAGCAGCTCATGTTCTGTTCCAACTTCCTGTGGTGCTCCGATGGTGGTTTGCTTCGCCTTTGAGTTTGAGGTTCCGGGAAAGTGACGATCCTGCAAGTTACTTACAACAGTTGTTCGACACAGATGAACCAGAGGTAATCAGTTATGGTATGACTATGATATATGCAATATGGGAGCAGAGGAATAACCTTGTGCATAACGGGATCCAAGCCACCTTTGAGGCCCTGCTACATCGTGTTCCAACGCTGGAATGCGCGGACAGCAGCGGGTCACTAGCACCAGGTCCAGCTCGTGTAGAGGACTTAAGGATAGCTTGGCGACGACCGGTTGGGAACACCATCAAAATTAACTTTGATGCCTCATGGACTGCTGCTAGCGATACAGGTTTTGGTATGATAGCAAGGAATAACAATGGGGAGGTGATGGCAGCGGCTGCTCTTGGTTTCACAAGTGCATCTTCCGCTCTCATGGCTGAAGCTTTAGCATTCCGTTGGAGCGTTTCTTTGGCCAAGGACCTTGGTTTCTTCCGGGTGGTTTTAGAGACGGATTGCCTACAACTTTTTGAGGCTTGGAAGAAGAATAGGCTAGGggattcttatttattttcagttttaaatGATTGTCGAGACATGGTCTCTTACTTTACTAGTTTTGATCTTTCCTTTGTTCGTCGTTCCGGTAACAGTGTGGCTGATTTCTTGGCTAAGAACTCCTCAAAATTTTCTAACattgtttggattgaggaggttcCCCCAGATTTGGATCTTTTGGTGACTTCGGATGTATTAGCCTCTATGGCGTTTTGA